From Homalodisca vitripennis isolate AUS2020 chromosome 1, UT_GWSS_2.1, whole genome shotgun sequence, the proteins below share one genomic window:
- the LOC124352942 gene encoding uncharacterized protein LOC124352942 isoform X2, translating into MLLPMYIFMVLQFPLLICILSINLKTVFCNQKNWKYKSIKKLSKSEVEVKTYVFPCSVDEEKFLNTTFGSSHKHLHNCKRKLVIKMTVNSGGEFSSKSDGFIPIDHVTDGMTGRKKRLLNPLMIRLKREKMFQLYDLQLVQAVNAEAKEEVINYENSPNFTGCDTTSSHPTCGFSFFNNKIIQFSEGFCCSCDQTKNDQRQPCDSHSLDIKSLPEQSRYAHPHRNRSSRGLEAIEPGLELSASNSNFEEEEDENDENSLSLASQSQPFLKGVVAEEGNFAFESHLESGVLENSNDVFINDQSLLDERTDNDGPISGVISNLSVKRFQFDYSIAPKDLCSTEISEPGLSFGNEDEFQFTTSSEGGGNNFTNFLADINSTLSKEKLKLLMMNKIKLEKYEEKMESTTLCTFPENNEKYNQIRSLTSKQEGAKNITKVFPKSSPREFSLKLINRDSELNIELVTKRANNFNISSKESLLSTANYDTKTTEKSTNNSFVKFVKLLKSRPPLSQNISGIKHLKQGNKVNADNETNGIKSIENIVHKLIPIISPPFMSSEVVNYSTLQLELKNAEQITQNVTYEDQQKPTTDGFQTATTQYLRNSNNKFTSKKRLQQSLTKQNSSLDDSVQKHLSELNEPGLEIDRTRLNLEGHQSKIIEKRDVCVNDRQIRGGQSCSPVAQLPCNADPVTYYESAHCLRFSDLWYNVHRLVNPRVENSITVKIYAKHKTTDKRICWENLTKRLPGRVGTANEILTDDARTIVIWYSADDKVAYSLDCSSDYLLVPQPLPKKCKDTELKTVGCGGPGEYLVLRENEITMDGDECDRAGVNYGAFSRQTHRCQHEAGSCLKNQPLQFWRDDKKAAEEGRSGQYFLNNFISVSDQTILQNVTSGQVVLRAPYYEHYQSHIIIELKADQIDIIADRSEGQITEVYIDATSNKFTIIKVVVTNMGIAVDYFGVDFVNCTHPLGPSDFDKPSKDEIPPQHRMTYTATISTPMNHKRIECNIALYSSDQELVAQRHIIIVRGERCMCVWHCKCVCYNHPRPGLLCTPLSTKHYHQAGFVGQLPVRSGADCSTLFLVIQGLLWFFFFLLLFGMIKALLGLCISYVAVWGLWYVMPDEARCLYCYMEPHLACYPLVRDSEGYPIHPRNYTRTVHFLPWFSEFAINIFYFICFARTCLCDSISRKASCMMISDDCNHAGEIYSRHRVRPHISPGCSTRCGPSPCHTICSNRRRYRLAAGGEPQIDTDHLAMKDMDNGPYPYGPTSAAGPSAVPRSLQECKRSDDSTGADPLGPWNRHQRAVRHVYMHHH; encoded by the exons ATGTTATTaccaatgtatatttttatggttttgcaATTTCCGTtactaatatgtatattaagcataaatttaaaaactgtgttttgtaaccaaaaaaattggaaatataaaagCATAAAAAAGTTGTCAAAATCTGAAGTTGAAGTCAAAACTTATGTATTTCCATGTTCAGTGGACGAAGAGAAATTCTTGAATACCACTTTTGGTTCAAGCCACAAGCACTTGCACAACTGCAAAAGGAAACTAGTTATAAAAATGACTGTGAACTCTGGAGGGGAG tttagctCCAAATCTGATGGATTTATCCCAATTGACCATGTCACGGACGGGATGACAGGAAGGAAGAAGAGATTGTTGAACCCATTAATGATTCGATTGAAGAGAGAAAAAATGTTCCAGCTCTATGACCTTCAGTTAGTTCAG GCTGTCAATGCTGAAGCCAAGGAAGAGGTGATAAACTATGAGAATTCACCGAATTTTACTGGTTGTGACACCACTTCATCACACCCGACTTGCGGATTCAGTTtcttcaataacaaaattatacaattCAGTGAG gGCTTTTGTTGTTCTTGTGACCAAACAAAAAATGACCAGAGGCAGCCCTGTGACAGCCATTCTCTTGATATAAAGAGCCTTCCAGAACAATCTCGATATGCCCACCCTCACCGGAACAGATCCAGTAGAGGCCTGGAGGCTATAGAACCTGGACTGGAGTTATCTGCTAGCAACAGCAACTTTGAAGAGGAAGAAGATGAGAACGATGAGAATTCATTGTCATTGGCTTCTCAGTCTCAACCATTTCTGAAAGGAGTGGTGGCAGAAGAAggaaattttgcatttgaaaGCCATCTTGAATCTGGTGTTCTTGAAAACAGCAatgatgtttttataaatgatcaGAGTTTACTGGATGAAAGAACTGACAATGATGGTCCTATATCAGGTGTCATCAGCAACCTAAGTGTTAAAAGGTTTCAGTTTGACTACTCAATTGCTCCTAAGGATTTGTGTAGCACTGAGATTTCAGAGCCGGGCTTGAGTTTTGGAAATGAGGATGAATTTCAGTTTACAACCTCAAGTGAAGGGGGAGGTAATAATTTCACGAATTTCTTAGCTGACATAAACAGTACGTTATcaaaggaaaagttaaaattgttaatgaTGAATAAGATCAAATTAGAGAAGTATGAAGAAAAGATGGAGAGCACTACTTTGTGCACGTTTCCagaaaataatgagaaatataatcAGATAAGATCTTTGACCTCCAAACAAGAGGGGGCGAAGAATATTACTAAAGTATTTCCAAAATCAAGTCCAAGAGAATTTTCTTTGAAACTGATAAACAGAGATAGTGAACTGaatattgaattagtcactaaGAGAGCAAATAACTTTAACATCTCAAGTAAAGAGAGCTTACTGTCCACAGCAAATTATGACACAAAAACCACAGAGAAAAGTACTAACAATTCTTTTgtcaaatttgtaaaattacttaaatcACGACCTCCTCTATCTCAAAATATCAgtggtataaaacatttaaaacagggGAATAAAGTTAATGCAGATAATGAAACTAATGGcataaaatcaattgaaaatattgttcataaattaattccAATTATAAGTCCTCCATTTATGAGTTCAGAGGTTGTTAATTACAGCACATTGCAGTTAGAATTGAAAAATGCAGAACAAATCACACAGAATGTTACTTATGAGGATCAGCAGAAACCTACCACTGATGGTTTCCAAACTGCAACCACTCAATACCTTAGAAACAGCAACAACAAATTTACTTCGAAGAAACGACTGCAACAATCATTAACAAAGCAGAACAGTAGTTTAGATGACAGTGTGCAGAAGCACTTATCTGAATTAAATGAACCAGGATTGGAAATAGACAGAACCCGCTTAAACTTGGAAGGTCACCAGAGCAAAATTATTGAGAAGAGGGATGTATGTGTGAATGACCGACAGATCCGTGGAGGCCAAAGTTGTTCTCCAGTCGCACAACTCCCTTGTAATGCAGATCCCGTCACGTATTACGAGAGTGCCCACTGTCTCCGCTTCAGTGACCTTTG GTATAATGTACATAGATTAGTGAATCCAAGAGTGGAAAACTCAATAACAGTAAAAATCTATGCTAAACATAAAACAACCGACAAAAGGATATGTTGGGAAAATCTGACAAAGCGTTTACCTGGAAG AGTGGGAACGGCAAATGAGATATTGACTGACGACGCCAGAACCATTGTGATCTGGTACTCAGCGGATGACAAGGTGGCGTACAGCTTGGACTGCTCCAGTGACTACCTGCTAGTGCCACAGCCTCTGCCCAAGAAGTGCAAGGATACAGAGCTCAAAACAGTTGGCTGCG GAGGCCCAGGTGAGTATCTGGTCCTGAGGGAGAATGAGATTACGATGGATGGTGATGAGTGTGATCGCGCTGGAGTCAACTATGGAGCGTTCTCCCGCCAAACTCACCGCTGCCAGCACGAGGCCGGCTCTTGCCTTAAAAACCAACCCTTGCAGTTCTGGAGAGACGATAAA AAAGCAGCTGAGGAAGGGAGGTCTGGCCAGTATTTCCTCAACAATTTCATCTCGGTGAGCGATCAGACGATTCTCCAGAATGTTACGAGTGGCCAGGTAGTGTTAAGAGCCCCATACTACGAGCACTACCAGAGTCATATCATCATAGAGCTGAAGGCAGACCAAATTGACATAATTGCAGACAG GAGTGAAGGACAGATCACAGAGGTCTACATTGATGCTACATCTAACAAGTTTACCATAATAAAAGTTGTGGTTACGAACATGGGTATCGCAGTTGATTATTTTGGAGTGGACTTTGTGAACTGCACACACCCTCTCGGGCCATCCGACTTTGACAAGCCCAGCAAGGACGAGATACCACCACAACATCGCATGACCTACACAGCCACCATCTCCACCCCCATGAATCACAAACGCATTGAATGCAACA TTGCCCTGTATAGCTCAGATCAAGAATTGGTAGCTCAGCGTCACATCATCATCGTGCGTGGGGAACGCTGCATGTGCGTGTGGCACTGTAAGTGTGTCTGCTACAACCACCCCCGGCCTGGCCTGCTCTGTACTCCCCTCAGTACCAAGCATTACCATCAAGCAGGCTTTGTGGGGCAGCTTCCAGTCAGGAGTGGTGCTGACTGTTCCACCCTCTTCCTGGTGATCCAGGGCCTCCTTTGGTTCTTCTTTTTCCTCCTCTTGTTTG GTATGATCAAGGCCTTGCTCGGTTTGTGTATCTCGTATGTGGCGGTGTGGGGACTCTGGTACGTGATGCCAGATGAGGCTCGTTGTCTCTACTGCTACATGGAGCCTCACCTTGCATGCTACCCTCTGGTCAGGGACAGTGAGGGTTACCCCATCCACCCTCGCAACTACACACGCACTGTCCACTTCTTGCCCTG gTTTTCAGAGTTTGctataaacattttctacttCATCTGTTTTGCTCGGACGTGTCTGTGTGACAGTATATCTCGAAAGGCCAGCTGTATGATGATATCCGACGATTGCAACCACGCTGGTGAAATTTATTCAAGGCAcagg